One window of Campylobacter avium LMG 24591 genomic DNA carries:
- the fliS gene encoding flagellar export chaperone FliS — translation MQNNLAYNAYTENQVGIESPQKLIEMLYEGLLKFCSRIKVCIKNEDIEQRTYYVKRATAIFIELINSLDYEKGGDVAYYLNGLYMREIQLLSLANLKNDETKVDEVINVVKGLLEAWREIHQDAAMDK, via the coding sequence ATGCAAAATAATCTAGCCTATAATGCCTACACTGAAAATCAGGTAGGCATTGAATCGCCTCAAAAATTGATAGAAATGCTTTATGAGGGTTTGCTTAAATTTTGTTCTAGGATTAAAGTCTGTATAAAAAATGAGGATATAGAACAAAGAACATATTATGTAAAAAGAGCAACAGCGATATTTATCGAGCTTATTAACAGCCTTGATTATGAAAAAGGCGGAGATGTGGCGTATTATCTTAATGGGCTTTATATGAGAGAAATTCAGCTCTTATCTTTAGCAAATTTGAAAAATGACGAAACCAAGGTGGATGAAGTCATAAATGTAGTTAAAGGTCTTTTGGAAGCTTGGAGGGAAATACATCAAGATGCAGCAATGGATAAATGA
- the bamD gene encoding outer membrane protein assembly factor BamD: MLKNFFILITLSLFFISCSTKDDELYNLSSSQWYKQIIKDLQDRDLEKADEHYTSMSSEHVSDPLLEPIALILAQAHIDEEEYKMANFYLDENAKKFGTSKNLDFIRYMQIRSKFESFAQPNREQGLLIETMNQIDEFSNSYPNTQYSILVGTMLTKFRLAYFALDESIADLYKRTGREESYEVYKLRLEESMLKDVPMIKARSAWYRRIFE; encoded by the coding sequence ATGCTTAAAAATTTTTTTATACTGATTACCCTTTCTTTATTTTTTATTTCTTGTAGCACTAAAGACGATGAACTTTATAATCTAAGCTCTTCGCAGTGGTACAAACAAATTATCAAGGATTTGCAAGATAGAGACTTAGAAAAGGCTGATGAGCATTACACATCTATGTCAAGCGAGCATGTATCTGACCCTTTGCTAGAGCCTATCGCTCTTATATTGGCACAGGCACATATAGATGAGGAAGAATATAAAATGGCTAATTTTTATCTGGATGAAAATGCTAAAAAATTTGGAACCTCAAAGAATTTAGATTTTATAAGATACATGCAAATTCGTTCTAAATTCGAGTCCTTTGCCCAGCCAAACCGCGAACAAGGGCTTTTGATAGAAACTATGAACCAGATAGATGAATTTTCAAACTCATATCCAAATACTCAATACAGCATTTTAGTAGGTACCATGCTTACTAAATTTCGCTTAGCGTATTTTGCCTTGGATGAGAGCATAGCTGATTTATACAAACGCACAGGCAGAGAGGAAAGCTATGAGGTTTATAAATTAAGACTAGAAGAATCAATGCTTAAAGATGTGCCTATGATAAAGGCAAGAAGTGCTTGGTATAGAAGAATATTTGAATAA